The following are encoded together in the candidate division WOR-3 bacterium genome:
- the deoC gene encoding deoxyribose-phosphate aldolase, whose translation MPSFLDSNTRGSRIAAHNKMSTIQSIAGLIDHTLLRPDVTPQQIEKLCAEAEEYGFATVCVNSCYVPLCRKQLENSAIKVCTVVGFPLGAMLREAKAAEAMAAVNLGADELDMVMNIGWLKAGAHEMVVSDISRVVHAAQKRPVKVIIETCLLTDEEKEQATRLVINAGAQFVKTSTGFSTGGATVEDVALLARIADGRIGVKAAGGIRDLATAQKMVQAGATRIGTSSGVAIVNEERNQAARSSAG comes from the coding sequence ATGCCAAGTTTTCTTGACAGCAACACGCGCGGGTCTAGAATTGCCGCGCACAACAAGATGTCAACCATACAGAGCATCGCTGGACTGATTGACCATACTCTGCTTCGGCCGGACGTGACACCGCAGCAGATTGAGAAGCTGTGCGCCGAGGCTGAGGAATACGGATTCGCGACTGTGTGTGTGAATTCGTGCTATGTACCCTTATGCCGGAAGCAACTGGAAAACAGCGCCATCAAAGTGTGCACGGTCGTTGGTTTTCCCCTTGGCGCGATGTTGCGCGAGGCCAAGGCGGCCGAGGCAATGGCCGCAGTGAACCTTGGGGCGGATGAGCTGGATATGGTGATGAACATCGGCTGGCTCAAGGCTGGTGCGCATGAAATGGTTGTGTCGGACATCAGCCGGGTGGTACACGCCGCCCAGAAGCGGCCAGTGAAGGTGATCATCGAGACGTGCCTGCTCACGGATGAGGAGAAGGAGCAGGCGACCAGGCTGGTGATTAACGCCGGTGCCCAGTTCGTGAAGACATCAACCGGTTTCTCGACCGGCGGAGCCACGGTTGAGGATGTGGCGCTACTTGCCCGGATTGCTGACGGCCGCATCGGGGTCAAGGCCGCAGGCGGAATCCGTGACCTGGCAACGGCCCAGAAGATGGTTCAGGCCGGTGCGACGCGAATCGGGACTAGTTCGGGGGTGGCAATAGTGAACGAAGAAAGGAATCAGGCGGCCAGGAGTAGCGCAGGTTAG
- a CDS encoding PPC domain-containing DNA-binding protein — MTCVRNGAYWQLRLERGEDVPTEVAGFVLRHQIRSGLITGLGAADMVVLGHFSLRTKKYRKRKLAGEYEIAGILGNIAWDGKVPVCHMHAVVTGPDMKALGGHLFAARVAATCEISILPGARRLGRKLDQTTGLKLLALRSRG; from the coding sequence GTGACCTGCGTCAGGAACGGCGCCTACTGGCAGTTGCGGCTGGAGCGGGGGGAGGATGTGCCGACCGAGGTTGCCGGGTTCGTTTTGCGGCACCAGATACGCTCAGGCCTAATCACTGGGCTGGGTGCGGCTGACATGGTCGTGCTTGGACATTTCAGTCTTAGGACGAAGAAGTATCGCAAACGTAAGCTGGCCGGCGAATACGAAATCGCCGGTATCCTCGGTAACATCGCCTGGGATGGCAAGGTTCCGGTTTGCCACATGCACGCGGTCGTGACCGGGCCGGATATGAAAGCCCTCGGCGGGCACCTGTTTGCTGCCCGGGTCGCCGCGACCTGCGAGATTTCCATCCTGCCGGGCGCCCGGCGCCTGGGCCGCAAGCTCGACCAGACCACCGGACTCAAGCTGCTCGCTCTTCGGTCCCGGGGCTGA
- the topA gene encoding type I DNA topoisomerase, with the protein MKAAKELVIVESPTKARTIFRLLGQRMRVISTMGHIADLPKSRLGVDIEHGFEPDYIRIRGKGPIIKELQQAAAESSVVYLACDPDREGEAIAYSVANEISGNGHRKQRKRGKSKVRGPVVKRVLFYEITRPGLEKAFSEPGEIDLNKVNAHRGRRVLDRLVGYLVSPLLWKVVKVGLSAGRVQTVALRMIVEREREILAFKPSEYWVIKARFAARAGSFEAQLARIGGKKVSLRNKAEVDAVQSDCAAAEFRIASVKSHTKMRSPLPPFTTATLQQDAAQKLGLPSRRTMQLAQQLFEGVEIEGEPVGLITYPRTDSVRVADAFLADTLNFIGGTMEPAYRPPAPRHYRDKTGVQGAHEAIRPTRIDRTPESVKNALSRDQFRLYDLVYRRFLASQLADARYSVTEVVVSGGGYEFWAEAVKCEFPGFERVYGDQAKETSLPELVPGEPVELKELLPEQKFTQPPPRFTEATLIKKLESNGIGRPSTYATIVATLFDRKYVERKDKRLFPTELGMVVNDVLVPRFANVFETGFTREMEQELDLVEEGKEKWQAVVERFYKPLKEDLDKAQADAPDIRQGLQKELAEKCPKCGKPLAERWGRYGKFVACSGYPQCRYIKREQKAPPVLLDEKCPECGRPLVERTSRYGKFKACSGYPECKYVKKEPATVLKVGDKCPQCGRPLVERRGRFGAFVACSGYPDCKFMARGAKPAPKVLDEKCPECGKNLIERQGRFGAFVACSGYPKCKYIKKEQRKGSRVQGSKGPSGEGTE; encoded by the coding sequence ATGAAGGCTGCAAAAGAGCTAGTCATCGTCGAGTCGCCGACCAAGGCAAGGACGATATTCCGACTGCTTGGTCAGCGAATGCGCGTTATTTCAACAATGGGACATATCGCAGACCTGCCCAAGTCCAGACTTGGAGTGGACATTGAGCACGGATTTGAGCCAGACTATATCCGCATCCGGGGCAAGGGACCAATCATCAAGGAATTGCAGCAGGCGGCGGCCGAATCGTCGGTGGTATATCTTGCCTGCGACCCGGACCGGGAGGGTGAAGCAATCGCCTATTCAGTTGCGAACGAAATCAGCGGGAACGGGCATCGCAAGCAACGCAAGAGGGGAAAGTCTAAGGTCCGTGGTCCGGTCGTGAAGCGGGTGCTGTTCTACGAAATCACTCGACCAGGGTTGGAGAAGGCTTTTTCTGAACCCGGTGAAATTGACCTGAACAAAGTAAACGCGCACCGGGGAAGGAGGGTTCTTGATCGGCTAGTTGGCTACCTGGTTTCTCCGCTGCTCTGGAAAGTGGTGAAGGTTGGACTTTCTGCTGGCCGGGTTCAAACTGTTGCGCTGCGCATGATCGTCGAACGCGAGCGGGAAATTCTTGCTTTTAAACCAAGCGAGTACTGGGTCATCAAAGCAAGATTTGCAGCCCGGGCCGGGAGTTTCGAAGCCCAGCTTGCCCGTATCGGCGGCAAGAAGGTAAGTCTCAGAAACAAGGCTGAGGTTGACGCGGTACAGAGCGACTGTGCGGCAGCCGAGTTCCGCATCGCTTCGGTCAAATCGCACACCAAGATGCGCTCGCCGCTACCGCCCTTCACAACCGCAACCCTTCAGCAGGATGCCGCCCAGAAACTGGGTCTGCCGTCCCGCAGAACGATGCAGCTTGCCCAGCAGCTCTTTGAGGGAGTTGAGATTGAGGGAGAACCGGTCGGACTCATCACCTATCCGCGCACCGACTCGGTTCGTGTGGCCGATGCCTTTCTGGCCGATACGCTGAACTTCATTGGCGGCACGATGGAGCCAGCTTATCGGCCGCCAGCACCCCGGCACTATCGCGACAAGACCGGCGTACAGGGCGCCCACGAAGCAATCAGGCCGACCCGGATTGACCGGACACCGGAATCGGTGAAGAACGCCCTGAGCCGGGATCAGTTCCGGCTGTACGACCTTGTCTATCGGCGGTTCTTGGCAAGCCAGCTCGCCGACGCTCGCTACTCAGTGACCGAGGTCGTTGTCTCAGGTGGCGGATACGAGTTCTGGGCCGAGGCAGTGAAGTGTGAATTCCCGGGATTTGAGCGCGTGTACGGTGACCAGGCGAAAGAGACCAGTCTCCCCGAACTCGTCCCGGGTGAACCGGTCGAGCTGAAGGAACTCTTGCCGGAGCAGAAGTTCACTCAGCCACCGCCGCGCTTTACCGAGGCAACACTAATTAAGAAACTCGAGTCGAACGGCATCGGCCGGCCTTCGACCTACGCAACTATCGTTGCCACGCTTTTCGACCGGAAGTATGTCGAGCGCAAAGACAAACGCCTGTTTCCGACTGAACTCGGCATGGTCGTAAACGACGTGCTCGTACCAAGATTTGCCAACGTGTTTGAGACCGGGTTCACGCGGGAAATGGAGCAGGAGCTCGACCTTGTCGAGGAAGGAAAAGAAAAATGGCAGGCGGTCGTAGAGCGGTTCTACAAACCGCTGAAAGAGGACCTAGACAAGGCGCAGGCGGACGCACCCGACATCAGACAGGGTCTGCAGAAAGAGCTCGCCGAGAAGTGTCCCAAGTGCGGTAAGCCGCTGGCCGAGCGGTGGGGCCGGTACGGTAAGTTTGTCGCCTGCTCAGGCTACCCACAGTGCCGGTACATCAAGCGGGAGCAGAAGGCGCCACCGGTGCTGCTGGATGAGAAATGCCCTGAGTGCGGCCGGCCGTTGGTCGAGCGCACGAGCCGGTACGGCAAGTTCAAGGCGTGTTCCGGTTACCCGGAGTGCAAGTACGTGAAGAAGGAACCAGCTACCGTCCTGAAGGTCGGAGACAAGTGTCCGCAGTGCGGTAGGCCGCTTGTTGAACGGCGGGGTCGGTTTGGTGCGTTCGTCGCCTGCTCAGGTTACCCGGACTGCAAGTTCATGGCCCGCGGAGCGAAGCCCGCGCCGAAAGTGCTGGACGAGAAATGTCCGGAGTGCGGCAAGAACCTTATTGAGCGTCAGGGTCGGTTTGGTGCGTTCGTCGCCTGCTCAGGCTATCCGAAGTGCAAGTACATCAAGAAGGAACAGAGAAAGGGTTCAAGGGTTCAAGGGTCCAAGGGTCCAAGCGGAGAGGGGACGGAGTGA
- the kbl gene encoding glycine C-acetyltransferase, with translation MAYGKIKEFLQTELKGVREAGLYKEERYIFGPQGAGIKVEFPAGAPKKEVLNFCANNYLGLSSHPDTIKSAHKALDEWGYGLSSVRFICGTQDVHRQLERKIADFLGMDDAILYSSCFDANGGLFEVLFKEEDAILTDALNHASVIDGIRLSKAKRYIIKHMDMADLEEKLRSEEVQKARFRVFATDGAFSMDGDIAPLEEICDLCDKYDCLVMIDDSHCTGFMGKHGRGSHEHCGVMGRVDIITSTMGKALGGASGGFTAARKEIVEILRQRSRPYLFSNTLPPVIAASAITIIDLLSRTTERRDKLEKNTMYFRKAMTDAGFDIRPGVHPIVPIMLYNAKLAQDFARDMYDEGIYVIGFFYPVVGKGLARIRVQLSAAHDKEHIDRAIEAFIKVGKKYDILHKTKDEIVAKYGL, from the coding sequence GTGGCTTACGGTAAGATAAAGGAATTCCTGCAGACCGAGCTCAAAGGAGTGAGGGAAGCAGGGCTGTACAAGGAGGAAAGGTACATATTCGGGCCCCAGGGCGCGGGCATCAAGGTTGAGTTCCCAGCCGGCGCGCCAAAAAAAGAGGTCCTGAACTTCTGTGCGAACAATTACCTGGGGCTTTCCAGTCATCCGGACACGATCAAGTCCGCACACAAGGCGCTGGATGAGTGGGGCTATGGACTGTCTTCGGTGCGGTTCATCTGCGGGACTCAGGACGTACACCGGCAACTGGAGCGGAAGATTGCCGACTTCTTGGGCATGGACGACGCAATTCTCTATTCGTCCTGCTTTGATGCGAACGGCGGGCTGTTCGAGGTGCTGTTCAAGGAAGAAGACGCCATCCTGACCGATGCTCTGAATCATGCATCGGTGATTGACGGCATCAGGTTGTCAAAGGCGAAGCGGTACATCATCAAGCACATGGACATGGCTGACCTTGAGGAGAAGCTCAGGTCCGAAGAAGTGCAGAAGGCCCGGTTCCGAGTGTTCGCCACTGACGGCGCATTCTCAATGGACGGCGACATTGCGCCGCTAGAGGAAATCTGTGACCTGTGCGATAAGTATGACTGCCTTGTCATGATTGATGACAGCCACTGCACTGGGTTCATGGGCAAGCATGGTCGCGGTTCGCACGAACATTGTGGAGTTATGGGCCGGGTGGACATCATTACTTCGACAATGGGCAAGGCGCTTGGCGGAGCTTCCGGCGGGTTTACCGCGGCGAGAAAGGAAATCGTCGAAATCCTGCGCCAGCGGTCCAGGCCCTACCTTTTCTCAAACACCCTGCCGCCAGTGATTGCGGCCTCGGCCATCACCATCATTGACCTACTCTCGCGCACGACCGAACGCAGGGATAAGCTCGAGAAGAATACGATGTACTTCCGCAAGGCAATGACCGATGCTGGTTTTGACATCCGGCCGGGAGTGCATCCCATCGTGCCGATAATGCTCTACAACGCCAAACTGGCCCAGGACTTTGCCCGCGACATGTACGACGAGGGTATCTATGTCATCGGTTTCTTCTATCCGGTAGTTGGCAAGGGGCTGGCGCGCATCCGGGTACAGCTTTCGGCCGCGCACGACAAGGAACACATTGACAGGGCGATTGAGGCGTTCATCAAAGTCGGCAAGAAGTACGACATCCTGCACAAGACCAAGGACGAGATAGTCGCCAAATACGGACTGTGA